A genomic window from Erpetoichthys calabaricus chromosome 17, fErpCal1.3, whole genome shotgun sequence includes:
- the LOC114667315 gene encoding myb/SANT-like DNA-binding domain-containing protein 3 — protein sequence MQIQAQVFFVYAGQWGGMIVPNQQPPYWNSEKESGQGSSAVRSSFKASRHFSELEKGVLLSLIDLHRAVLESRKGDAGTVLRKQRTWQLLAQEFNAHPCVFQRDAKQLRKCWENIKARAKKTAAQGRRAKLPIGERRPLGSTAKTDPLIRLETQNSQNAKDKTGSSAGANEQGLSLENPEWKNLHQQGRKIVSVERQSGLVSGSISSVRVPSLDKVRKASSSTINKAVPSLTSTTPVTPSASTSTVQKLPGSNRLAQVKVVDLCEDDWGSSVDDVISCSSSTKSTSSQSGATPPIPANCLLLPSGPEKADLSRDGQERAGENPRAVHGVSQPVSFNTSSISPFSASGIGETDGRLGLAKDKRKRKANFRMLPDNTNGVFMGPPRKEEQLQLAMVRLQIRQMTELHTLKRQQLKRAMEMAEEEHKAKIKMLRQKELFWEKKIQTLVTAAPSFSSSSSSSSASSFCSQTPHLAPAWKDNMNRFNKEPMDKRI from the exons ATGCAGATACAAGCACAG GTATTTTTTGTTTATGCAGGACAGTGGGGTGGTATGATTGTTCCAAATCAGCAGCCTCCATACTGGAATTCTGAAAAAGAGTCAGGACAGGGATCCAGTGCTGTCCGGTCTTCTTTCAAAGCATCTCGCCACTTCTCGGAGCTCGAAAAGGGAGTTCTGTTGAGTCTGATTGACCTGCACAGAGCCGTGCTTGAGAGTCGTAAGGGAGATGCTGGCACTGTGCTCCGTAAACAGCGTACCTGGCAGCTGCTTGCACAGGAGTTTAATGCACACCCTTGTGTCTTTCAAAGGGATGCCAAGCAACTTCGCAAATGTTGGGAAAACATCAAAGCTCGGGCAAAAAAGACTGCAGCCCAAGGTCGAAGAGCAAAGCTGCCCATTGGGGAGCGAAGACCCCTGGGTAGTACAGCAAAAACTGACCCACTGATAAGACTGGAAACTCAAAATAGCCAGAATGCTAAAGACAAGACTGGGTCTTCAGCTGGAGCAAACGAACAAGGTCTCAGTCTTGAAAATCCAGAATGGAAGAATCTCCATCAGCAAGGTCGGAAAATAGTCTCTGTGGAGAGACAATCAGGACTAGTGTCGGGAAGTATTAGCTCTGTACGAGTGCCATCTCTGGACAAAGTCAGAAAAGCAAGCAGTTCAACTATAAACAAAGCAGTTCCCAGTCTGACCAGCACTACCCCAGTTACACCTTCTGCCTCCACATCCACCGTTCAGAAGCTACCAGGAAGTAATAGACTAGCTCAAG TGAAAGTGGTTGATCTTTGTGAAGATGACTGGGGATCCTCTGTAGATGATGTGATTTCCTGCAGCAGTTCAACCAAAAGCACCAGTTCACAATCTGGGGCCACTCCACCTATCCCTGCCAACTGTTTGCTGTTACCTTCTGGGCCAGAAAAAGCAGATCTGTCAAGGGATGGTCAGGAAAGAGCAGGTGAAAATCCTAGGGCTGTTCATGGAGTCAGTCAGCCTGTGTCCTTTAACACCTCCTCTATCAGTCCATTCTCTGCCTCTGGGATTGGTGAAACCGACGGTAGACTTGGACTAGCCAAGGACAAAAGAAAACGAAAAGCCAACTTCCGAATGCTGCCTGACAATACAAATGGCGTATTTATGGGGCCACCACGAAAGGAAGAACAGCTGCAGTTAGCTATGGTGCGGCTCCAAATAAGGCAAATGACTGAATTACATACACTTAAGAGGCAGCAATTAAAAAGAGCCATGGAAATGGCTGAGGAGGAACACAAAGCCAAGATTAAGATGCTTAGGCAGAAGGAGTTGTTCTGGGAGAAGAAGATTCAGACTCTTGTGACTGCTGCACCATCCTTCAGTTCTTCCTCCTCTTCGTCATCTGCCTCCTCTTTCTGCTCACAGACACCTCATCTCGCACCTGCTTGGAAAGATAACATGAACCGGTTCAACAAGGAGCCTATGGACAAGAGGATTTAA